Proteins encoded together in one Kutzneria kofuensis window:
- a CDS encoding citrate synthase — translation MASGSDERYLSTADVARRLGVKATTVYAYASRGMLRSTKLPGRRGSFFRQDEVDEFVANSRDARQASGAVERIRTELTLLDDDMLFYRGHNVAELALTVSFEAVAGLLWTGELDKTRTFRRYDKLVDTVRTALAALPAETGTIDAIKVAVAVLGAVDPLRFDLSTPAVVRVGQKLIGVLVDALPGGAEGGADDGLLITERLAGKLGGRPVDIGLLNIALVLLADHDLAASTVAARVAASARAHPYAVVSAGLGAVDGRYHGVQSTLAYRFLSEAMDNPLRAIAERQRAGGIPGFGHRVYRAHDPRAEVLLGLLRGHPDAAEVMGTVDAVIIAADSFPNVDLALAALMHAYDLRPDAGETIFALARTAGWLAHAIEEYREPGLRFRPLGVYTGDRPER, via the coding sequence GTGGCGAGCGGGAGTGACGAGCGTTACCTGAGCACGGCCGATGTCGCCCGCCGGCTGGGCGTGAAGGCGACGACCGTCTACGCCTACGCCAGCCGCGGCATGCTGCGCAGCACCAAGCTGCCCGGTCGTCGCGGCAGCTTCTTCCGGCAGGACGAGGTCGACGAGTTCGTCGCGAACAGCCGTGACGCCCGTCAGGCGTCCGGCGCCGTCGAGCGGATCCGCACCGAACTCACCCTGCTCGACGACGACATGCTCTTCTACCGCGGTCACAATGTCGCCGAACTCGCGCTGACCGTCAGCTTCGAGGCCGTCGCCGGACTGCTCTGGACCGGCGAACTCGACAAGACCCGCACGTTCCGGCGTTACGACAAGCTTGTCGACACCGTCCGCACGGCACTGGCCGCTCTGCCGGCGGAAACCGGGACGATCGACGCGATCAAGGTGGCCGTCGCGGTTCTCGGCGCCGTCGACCCGCTGCGGTTCGACCTGTCGACGCCGGCCGTCGTCCGCGTCGGGCAGAAGCTCATCGGCGTGCTGGTCGACGCCCTCCCCGGCGGCGCAGAAGGCGGTGCCGACGACGGGCTGCTGATCACCGAACGGCTCGCCGGCAAGCTCGGCGGCCGACCCGTCGACATCGGGCTGCTCAACATCGCCCTGGTGCTGCTGGCCGACCACGATCTCGCCGCGTCCACGGTCGCCGCCCGTGTCGCCGCCAGCGCCCGCGCCCACCCGTACGCCGTGGTTTCCGCCGGACTCGGCGCGGTCGACGGTCGGTACCACGGTGTGCAGAGCACACTCGCGTACAGATTCCTCAGCGAGGCGATGGACAACCCGCTGCGGGCCATCGCCGAACGGCAGCGCGCCGGCGGCATCCCCGGTTTCGGGCACCGCGTCTACCGCGCCCATGACCCCCGCGCCGAGGTGTTGCTCGGCCTGCTGCGCGGCCATCCGGACGCCGCCGAAGTGATGGGCACGGTCGACGCCGTGATCATCGCCGCCGACTCGTTCCCCAACGTCGACCTGGCCCTGGCCGCCCTCATGCACGCCTACGACCTGCGTCCCGACGCCGGCGAGACGATCTTCGCGCTGGCCCGCACCGCCGGCTGGCTGGCGCACGCGATCGAGGAGTACCGCGAACCCGGACTGAGGTTTCGACCACTCGGCGTGTACACCGGCGACCGTCCGGAGCGATGA